In Aquimarina sp. TRL1, a single window of DNA contains:
- the hisH gene encoding imidazole glycerol phosphate synthase subunit HisH, whose amino-acid sequence MKITIIDYGAGNIQSVMFAIQRLGYTAELTNDKKKIINADKVIFPGVGEAGTAMKKLRETELDQIIPGLEQPVLGICLGMQLMCNKTEEGNTEGLGIFNTEVKKFQNTVKVPQIGWNQIYDLQSPLFAGVDERAYVYLVHGYYASLTEETIAKTVYGQEYTTALQYNNFFGTQFHPEKSSDTGALILDNFLKL is encoded by the coding sequence ATGAAAATTACAATTATAGATTACGGGGCAGGAAACATACAATCAGTGATGTTTGCAATACAAAGACTGGGGTATACAGCAGAACTAACCAATGATAAAAAAAAGATAATCAACGCGGATAAGGTTATTTTTCCGGGAGTTGGAGAAGCAGGAACCGCTATGAAGAAATTAAGAGAAACAGAACTGGATCAGATAATTCCAGGACTAGAACAACCAGTTTTAGGAATTTGTCTGGGGATGCAATTGATGTGTAATAAGACAGAAGAGGGAAATACAGAAGGTTTAGGGATTTTTAATACGGAAGTAAAGAAGTTTCAAAATACGGTAAAAGTTCCTCAGATAGGCTGGAATCAGATTTATGATTTGCAATCCCCTTTATTTGCTGGGGTTGATGAACGGGCTTATGTTTATTTGGTACATGGGTATTATGCTTCTTTAACAGAGGAGACAATAGCTAAAACTGTGTATGGACAAGAGTATACAACAGCGCTACAGTATAATAACTTTTTCGGAACTCAATTTCATCCGGAAAAAAGTAGTGATACAGGAGCACTAATACTAGATAATTTTTTAAAACTATAA
- a CDS encoding VWA domain-containing protein — protein MQIQQIILIIGAGVLALLIALFQYLYKAKSRSRRNLFFAFLRFLSVFSLLLLLIDPTFTQNTYINEKPTLLVAVDNSSSLKHLKQDQILQKMVQELKDNTSLNERFDIDYYAFTDALKDSLSLDFTGKQTNIYNTIDELNQIYKSNIAPVVLLTDGNQTYGKEYQFKTTKHTQQVFPVILGDTTIVEDLKIEQLNVNRYVYLKNKFPVELILSYSGDNTITTSLEILSGTRKIYNTTVSFSKEENSKVIKVTLPTIQPGVFEYKARLVPLDQEKNTINNTKNFAVEVIDQKTNVLLVSRISHPDLGALKKSIESNERRSVTIVKPSDISKLDEYQLIVIYQPDATFRKLYEELKTVKKNVLTITGTKTNWNFLNQIQAKYTQAITGQTENYTPRFNANYSAFLLEDIGFDKYPPLLGNFGDIRINVAHDILLYRSISGIETNFPLLCSLEDNGIREAVLLGENIWRWRANDFLLTNNFESFDNFLGKLVQYLASNKKKSRLTTYAEPFYYGNTNIKIKAAYFTKNYEFDRRASVSIRIENKNTNSVKEIPMLLRKNAYQVDVSDLPAGSYTYSVHVAGENLSRSGNFTVLEYNVEQQFLNADVTKLKQLATNTGGKSYYIHQKNQLLDDLIHDDRYQIIQKKEEKVISLIDWKYLVLIIVGSLAIEWFMRKYNGLI, from the coding sequence ATGCAGATACAACAAATAATATTGATTATAGGAGCTGGGGTACTAGCCTTATTAATAGCTCTTTTTCAATACTTATACAAAGCAAAAAGCAGATCTAGAAGGAATCTGTTTTTTGCTTTTCTTCGTTTTTTAAGTGTTTTTTCTTTATTACTACTTTTAATAGACCCTACATTTACACAAAACACATACATCAATGAGAAACCAACCTTATTGGTAGCAGTTGATAATTCATCTTCTTTAAAACACCTGAAACAAGATCAAATTTTGCAGAAAATGGTTCAGGAGTTAAAAGATAATACATCACTTAATGAGCGATTTGATATAGATTACTATGCGTTTACCGATGCCTTAAAAGATTCTCTGTCACTGGATTTTACAGGAAAGCAAACTAATATTTATAATACGATCGATGAGTTAAATCAAATTTATAAGAGTAATATAGCTCCTGTCGTATTGTTAACCGATGGAAATCAAACCTATGGGAAAGAATACCAATTCAAAACGACAAAACATACACAACAGGTGTTCCCGGTTATTCTAGGAGACACTACCATCGTTGAAGATTTAAAAATAGAACAGCTAAATGTAAATAGATATGTATATCTGAAAAATAAATTTCCGGTAGAGTTGATCCTTTCATATTCAGGAGATAATACGATCACTACTAGTTTAGAGATTCTGTCAGGTACCAGGAAAATCTACAATACGACTGTTTCCTTTTCTAAGGAAGAAAACTCTAAAGTTATAAAAGTAACCTTACCGACAATACAGCCGGGGGTGTTTGAATACAAAGCAAGACTGGTTCCTTTAGATCAGGAAAAAAACACTATTAATAACACGAAGAATTTTGCAGTAGAGGTGATCGATCAGAAAACAAATGTGTTATTGGTGAGCAGAATATCACATCCTGATTTAGGAGCTTTAAAAAAGAGTATAGAAAGCAATGAAAGAAGAAGTGTTACTATTGTCAAACCATCAGATATAAGTAAGCTAGATGAGTATCAACTGATCGTGATATATCAGCCAGATGCTACTTTCAGAAAGTTATATGAAGAGTTAAAGACAGTTAAGAAAAATGTTCTTACGATTACAGGAACAAAGACAAACTGGAATTTTCTAAACCAGATACAAGCTAAATATACACAGGCGATAACCGGACAAACAGAAAACTATACCCCCAGATTTAATGCTAACTATTCCGCATTTTTATTAGAAGATATCGGATTTGATAAATATCCGCCATTATTAGGAAATTTTGGAGATATACGAATAAACGTTGCACATGATATTCTTTTGTATAGAAGTATATCCGGAATAGAAACAAACTTTCCGCTACTATGTAGTTTGGAAGACAATGGAATTAGAGAAGCAGTACTGCTGGGAGAAAATATTTGGAGATGGAGAGCAAATGACTTTTTGTTGACGAACAATTTTGAGAGTTTTGACAATTTCCTGGGTAAATTGGTTCAATACCTGGCATCAAATAAAAAGAAAAGCAGGTTGACCACATATGCAGAACCTTTCTACTATGGGAATACTAACATAAAAATAAAGGCAGCTTACTTTACTAAAAATTACGAATTTGACAGAAGAGCAAGTGTAAGCATTCGAATAGAAAATAAAAACACCAATTCAGTAAAGGAAATTCCAATGCTTTTGAGAAAAAATGCTTATCAGGTAGATGTTAGTGACCTGCCGGCAGGATCGTATACTTATTCAGTTCATGTAGCAGGAGAAAACCTGTCCAGGTCTGGAAACTTTACCGTATTAGAATATAATGTTGAACAACAGTTTCTGAATGCAGATGTAACAAAGTTAAAACAGTTAGCGACTAATACAGGTGGAAAAAGTTACTATATACATCAAAAAAATCAGTTGTTGGATGACTTGATACATGATGATAGGTATCAGATAATACAAAAAAAAGAGGAAAAGGTCATCTCTTTAATAGATTGGAAATACCTGGTGCTGATTATTGTTGGCAGTCTTGCTATCGAATGGTTTATGAGAAAGTATAACGGACTTATTTAA
- the hisC gene encoding histidinol-phosphate transaminase: protein MNKVSVDINKLVRKNILKLRPYSSARDEFVGDGTEMIFLDANENPFENGTNRYPDPKQRKVKKELAKLKGVTESQILLGNGSDEVLDLIFRAFCEPNKDNVITLPPTYGMYGVLADLNSVDNRRVPLSSEFQPVVDQIIETLDEQTKIIFICSPNNPTANTFAEAIVTQLLEETAVLVVIDEAYIDFADQPSWIRKMREYPNLIITQTLSKAYGLAGIRLGICYASEEIIALLEKIKPPYNVNELTQQKALERLSDQNTVEEEIKELLLERKRVARALEELSFVKHVYPSETNFLLVQVDNANQRYEELLDRGIVIRNRTNQALCENTLRFTIGTKEENNTLITTLKTL from the coding sequence ATGAATAAAGTTAGTGTAGATATAAATAAATTAGTGCGGAAAAATATACTAAAATTAAGACCGTATTCTTCTGCCAGAGATGAATTTGTAGGGGATGGAACAGAGATGATTTTTTTAGACGCCAATGAAAACCCTTTTGAGAACGGAACGAATAGATATCCTGATCCCAAACAGCGAAAAGTAAAAAAAGAACTAGCAAAATTAAAAGGGGTTACAGAAAGCCAGATATTGTTAGGTAATGGTAGTGATGAAGTGCTGGATTTGATTTTTAGAGCTTTTTGCGAACCTAATAAAGACAATGTTATTACGCTTCCGCCTACCTATGGAATGTATGGAGTGTTGGCAGATCTGAATAGTGTAGACAATAGAAGAGTACCACTTTCATCAGAATTTCAACCAGTAGTAGATCAGATTATAGAGACCTTAGATGAACAAACTAAAATCATTTTTATATGCTCTCCAAACAATCCTACAGCAAACACGTTTGCAGAAGCGATTGTAACACAATTATTAGAAGAAACAGCGGTATTGGTGGTTATTGATGAGGCTTATATTGATTTTGCAGATCAACCAAGTTGGATACGTAAGATGCGGGAATATCCTAACTTAATTATTACACAAACCTTATCAAAAGCATATGGATTGGCAGGAATACGATTAGGTATATGTTATGCTTCGGAAGAAATTATTGCCTTGTTAGAAAAAATTAAACCACCTTATAATGTTAATGAACTTACGCAACAAAAAGCATTAGAACGTCTTTCAGATCAAAATACGGTAGAAGAAGAAATTAAAGAACTCCTATTAGAAAGAAAGCGAGTAGCCCGAGCTTTAGAGGAATTATCGTTTGTAAAGCATGTATACCCTTCAGAAACCAACTTTTTATTAGTTCAGGTAGACAATGCTAATCAGCGATATGAAGAACTACTGGATAGAGGGATTGTAATTCGCAATCGTACCAATCAAGCTTTATGTGAGAATACCTTGCGATTTACAATAGGAACCAAAGAAGAAAATAATACCTTGATAACCACATTAAAAACATTGTAA
- the hisD gene encoding histidinol dehydrogenase, with protein MKKIYNPEKTSWKSILERPTACIDDIEETVLKIFDEVIDGGDEIIKKYTTQFDGVSLDEIKVSIQEVEEGIMEVSDDLKKSIQLAKENIEAFHKAQQTDTVVVETKEGVTCWQQKKPIQKIGLYIPGGTAPLFSTILMLAIPAVIAGCKEIVLCTPPDKEGKLNPAILYTASLCGVTKICKVGGIQAIAGMTFGTETIPQVYKIFGPGNQYVTIAKQLATKFGVAIDMPAGPSELLIMADDTAIPSFVASDLLSQAEHGVDSQVILVSTSKEIIEKVEREIEIQCTVLPRKEIAAAAIRNSKLIYVDSDEKAIALINMYGPEHFIICTANDSFYVENIVNAGSVFIGNYTPESAGDYASGTNHTLPTNGYAKQYSGVNLDSFMKAMTFQKITKEGLLRIGEAIEIMAAAEGLEAHKNAVSLRLQSIKSEA; from the coding sequence ATGAAAAAAATATATAATCCAGAAAAAACAAGCTGGAAATCGATATTGGAAAGACCAACAGCCTGTATAGATGATATAGAAGAAACAGTTTTAAAAATATTTGACGAAGTTATAGATGGAGGAGATGAAATTATCAAAAAATATACGACGCAATTCGATGGGGTGTCATTAGATGAAATCAAGGTAAGTATACAAGAAGTAGAAGAAGGTATAATGGAGGTGTCTGATGATTTGAAAAAATCAATCCAATTGGCTAAAGAAAATATAGAAGCATTTCACAAGGCACAGCAAACAGATACTGTTGTTGTTGAGACAAAAGAAGGAGTTACTTGCTGGCAGCAAAAGAAACCAATACAGAAAATAGGGCTTTATATTCCCGGAGGAACAGCACCGCTTTTTTCTACCATTTTAATGCTGGCAATTCCAGCAGTTATTGCAGGCTGTAAGGAGATTGTATTGTGTACTCCTCCAGATAAGGAAGGAAAATTAAACCCGGCAATCTTGTATACTGCCAGCTTATGCGGAGTAACTAAAATATGTAAAGTAGGAGGGATACAAGCAATTGCAGGAATGACATTTGGTACGGAAACAATTCCGCAAGTATATAAAATATTTGGTCCGGGAAATCAATACGTAACTATAGCAAAACAATTAGCAACCAAATTTGGAGTTGCAATAGATATGCCAGCTGGTCCCAGTGAGTTACTTATCATGGCAGATGATACAGCGATACCCTCATTTGTCGCCTCAGATTTACTTAGTCAGGCAGAACATGGAGTAGATAGTCAGGTGATTTTAGTATCCACATCAAAAGAAATAATAGAAAAAGTAGAACGAGAAATAGAAATACAGTGCACAGTATTACCTAGAAAAGAAATAGCGGCAGCTGCAATTAGGAATTCTAAACTTATTTATGTCGATTCAGATGAGAAAGCAATTGCATTAATTAATATGTATGGACCAGAACACTTTATTATCTGTACAGCGAATGACTCCTTTTATGTAGAAAACATCGTGAATGCAGGTTCTGTTTTTATAGGTAATTATACTCCTGAAAGTGCTGGGGATTATGCTTCGGGAACCAACCATACCTTGCCAACTAATGGGTATGCAAAACAATATAGTGGTGTTAATCTGGATAGCTTTATGAAAGCTATGACATTTCAAAAAATAACAAAAGAAGGACTTTTGCGTATAGGAGAAGCGATAGAAATTATGGCAGCAGCAGAAGGATTAGAAGCACATAAAAATGCGGTTAGTTTACGACTTCAATCAATTAAAAGTGAAGCATGA
- a CDS encoding OmpA family protein, which produces MKNFISLLIFLLFACLGMWWYYSCDWCSVKKNSSITTVQNQPDPAEEARKKKAYEDSIALANKLANGFFIKDHLGKDIFRYPEQLQILKTNDSVCIPSSADGYNDLLANYLGKNLDKELIVYGFETKEEQDSGKQLGLDRANFVKNLFITGGINADRILTKSKLHDYTYNDEGKYNGGITFEIHEVSNKDRLNEIEKSIANKTLYSNFGQKDFKPDATLSSYAIELKNYLVKYPEKKVNIIGHTDDIGEEEDNLWFGKQRANNVKKYLVSRGIPSEKLTTQSKGESDPIVPNDTPENRNKNRRIEIIVN; this is translated from the coding sequence ATGAAAAACTTTATCTCTTTGCTAATTTTTTTACTGTTTGCCTGCTTAGGAATGTGGTGGTACTATTCCTGTGACTGGTGTTCTGTGAAAAAAAATAGTAGTATTACCACCGTACAAAACCAACCTGATCCTGCTGAAGAAGCTCGTAAGAAAAAGGCTTATGAAGACAGTATCGCACTTGCCAATAAACTGGCGAATGGTTTCTTTATAAAAGACCATCTCGGCAAGGATATTTTCAGATATCCGGAACAGTTACAAATTCTCAAAACAAACGACAGTGTATGCATCCCTAGTAGTGCTGATGGATATAATGATCTTTTAGCGAATTATTTAGGTAAAAACCTGGACAAGGAACTCATTGTCTATGGTTTTGAAACAAAAGAAGAACAGGATTCTGGAAAACAACTAGGACTGGATAGAGCTAATTTTGTAAAAAACCTATTTATCACCGGAGGGATTAATGCTGATCGTATTCTCACAAAATCAAAACTACATGATTACACCTATAATGATGAAGGTAAATATAATGGAGGGATCACTTTTGAAATTCATGAAGTAAGCAACAAGGATCGACTTAATGAAATTGAAAAGAGTATAGCCAATAAAACTTTATACAGCAATTTTGGTCAAAAAGATTTTAAACCCGACGCTACGCTCTCCAGTTATGCAATCGAATTAAAAAACTACCTGGTTAAATATCCTGAAAAAAAGGTGAACATTATAGGGCATACTGATGATATCGGAGAAGAAGAAGATAATCTTTGGTTTGGAAAACAACGAGCTAATAATGTAAAAAAATATCTTGTTAGTCGTGGGATTCCTTCAGAAAAACTCACTACACAATCCAAAGGAGAATCTGACCCTATCGTACCTAATGATACTCCGGAAAATCGTAATAAAAACAGAAGAATTGAAATAATTGTTAACTAA
- a CDS encoding prohibitin family protein: MEKLPKIGVPIIVLLVLGVIFVSKSTVTIGSGEAGVLYKTFGGGVVTDEAPLGEGFHLVAPWNKVIVYEVRQQEVFEKMQVLSSNGLEIKLDASAWFQPKYDKLGLLHQQKGEDYVSRVLLPTIRSAARSVVGRYTPEQLYSSKRDAIQKEIFEETKKIVENQHVQLNEILVRDVTLPATIKDAIERKLKQEQEALEYEFRLEKARKEAERQKIDAEGKATANTILNASLTDKILKEKGIQATLELAKSPNAKVVVVGSGSDGMPLILGNQ, from the coding sequence ATGGAAAAACTACCAAAAATAGGCGTGCCGATTATTGTTTTACTCGTATTGGGAGTAATCTTTGTGTCTAAATCTACAGTGACAATAGGTTCAGGAGAAGCAGGAGTTTTATATAAAACATTTGGAGGAGGAGTAGTGACTGATGAAGCTCCCCTGGGAGAAGGGTTTCATTTGGTGGCTCCCTGGAATAAAGTAATAGTGTATGAGGTAAGACAGCAAGAAGTGTTTGAAAAAATGCAGGTATTGTCCTCTAATGGGTTGGAAATTAAATTGGATGCTTCGGCATGGTTTCAACCTAAGTATGATAAATTAGGATTGTTGCATCAGCAAAAAGGAGAAGATTATGTGAGCAGAGTTTTATTGCCTACAATTCGTTCTGCTGCCAGAAGTGTAGTAGGAAGATATACTCCAGAACAGTTGTATTCTAGCAAACGAGATGCTATCCAGAAAGAAATTTTTGAAGAAACAAAAAAGATCGTAGAGAATCAGCACGTACAGTTAAATGAAATCTTAGTTAGAGATGTAACACTTCCGGCTACAATTAAGGATGCGATAGAAAGAAAACTCAAGCAAGAACAAGAAGCATTAGAGTATGAGTTTAGATTAGAAAAAGCTCGAAAAGAAGCAGAACGCCAGAAAATTGATGCCGAAGGAAAGGCAACGGCTAATACTATTCTCAATGCTTCATTAACAGATAAAATCCTGAAAGAAAAAGGAATACAGGCTACATTAGAATTGGCAAAATCTCCAAATGCCAAGGTGGTAGTTGTAGGATCAGGAAGCGATGGAATGCCTTTGATTTTAGGGAATCAATAG
- the hisB gene encoding bifunctional histidinol-phosphatase/imidazoleglycerol-phosphate dehydratase HisB, whose amino-acid sequence MADILKKKVLFIDRDGTIIKETADEQIDAFEKMIFYPKAFTYLGKIAKELDYELVMITNQDGLGTEAFPEETFWPVHNFIITSFENEGVYFDKVFLDRTFPHENANTRKPGTGLLTSYFSEEYDLENSFVIGDRLTDVELAKNLGAKGIFINDDTHLGTGEITVKKEELNAVIALESNDWQKIYEFLKLKNRTATITRKTHETAIAIDINLDGTGVSSINTGLAFFDHMLDQLARHGQMDLVIDVKGDLEVDEHHTIEDTAIALGTAFSEALGNKLGVERYGFCLPMDDCLAQVAIDFGGRNWIVWEAEFKREKIGEMPTEMFFHFFKSFTDGAKANLNIKAEGINEHHKIEAIFKAFAKAIKMAVKRDVEKMILPSTKGVL is encoded by the coding sequence ATGGCTGATATATTAAAAAAGAAAGTACTGTTTATTGATAGAGATGGTACCATTATTAAAGAAACAGCAGACGAGCAAATAGATGCATTTGAAAAAATGATTTTTTATCCAAAAGCGTTTACATACTTAGGAAAAATAGCTAAAGAACTTGATTATGAATTAGTCATGATAACCAATCAAGACGGATTGGGTACTGAAGCATTTCCCGAAGAGACCTTTTGGCCTGTACATAATTTCATCATTACCTCTTTCGAAAATGAAGGAGTATATTTTGATAAGGTGTTCCTGGATAGAACATTTCCTCATGAAAATGCCAATACAAGGAAACCTGGAACTGGATTGCTCACGTCTTATTTTTCAGAAGAATATGATCTGGAGAATTCTTTTGTGATAGGAGATCGCTTAACAGATGTGGAATTGGCAAAGAACTTAGGAGCCAAAGGAATCTTTATTAATGATGATACTCACTTAGGAACAGGTGAAATAACCGTAAAAAAAGAGGAATTAAATGCTGTTATCGCCTTAGAAAGTAATGATTGGCAAAAAATATATGAATTCCTAAAGCTTAAAAACCGGACAGCGACTATCACCAGAAAAACTCATGAGACAGCTATTGCAATTGATATCAATCTGGATGGTACAGGAGTTAGTAGTATTAATACAGGCTTGGCGTTTTTTGATCATATGCTCGATCAATTAGCCAGACACGGGCAGATGGATTTAGTAATTGATGTTAAGGGAGATTTGGAAGTAGATGAGCATCATACAATAGAAGATACAGCAATTGCTTTGGGAACTGCTTTTTCGGAAGCTTTGGGAAATAAATTAGGAGTGGAACGCTACGGGTTTTGCCTTCCTATGGATGATTGTTTAGCGCAAGTAGCAATTGATTTTGGAGGGAGAAACTGGATTGTATGGGAAGCGGAATTTAAGAGAGAAAAGATAGGAGAGATGCCTACTGAAATGTTCTTTCATTTCTTTAAATCCTTTACCGATGGTGCTAAGGCTAATCTTAATATCAAAGCAGAAGGAATAAATGAGCACCATAAGATTGAAGCCATTTTCAAAGCCTTTGCAAAAGCAATAAAAATGGCAGTAAAAAGAGATGTAGAAAAAATGATCCTACCGAGTACTAAAGGCGTTTTATAG
- the hisF gene encoding imidazole glycerol phosphate synthase subunit HisF encodes MLTKRIIPCLDIKNGRTVKGVNFKNLIDAGDPVALAALYAESGADELVFLDISATEERRRTLADLVLKIAERINIPFTVGGGISSVSDVEILLKNGADKVSINSSAVKRPDLINELSDKFGSQCITVAIDAKKIHNQWCVHLVGGKVPTDLKLLDWAVEVEKRGAGEILFTSMDHDGTKNGFANEVLAQLSTTVNIPLIASGGAGAIPHFTDCFRYGKADAALAASVFHFKEITIKTLKETLKKNDIPVRI; translated from the coding sequence ATGCTTACAAAACGTATTATACCCTGTTTGGATATTAAAAATGGACGAACAGTAAAAGGAGTAAATTTCAAAAATTTAATAGATGCGGGAGATCCGGTAGCGTTGGCAGCTTTGTACGCAGAATCTGGAGCAGACGAGCTGGTGTTTTTGGATATATCAGCAACAGAAGAAAGAAGGAGAACACTTGCAGATTTAGTATTAAAAATAGCAGAAAGAATTAATATTCCCTTTACAGTAGGAGGAGGAATATCAAGTGTGTCTGATGTAGAAATCCTGCTAAAAAATGGAGCGGATAAAGTCTCGATAAATTCCTCGGCAGTCAAGCGTCCGGATTTGATCAATGAATTATCTGATAAATTCGGAAGTCAGTGTATTACAGTGGCAATTGATGCAAAAAAGATACATAATCAGTGGTGTGTACATTTAGTAGGAGGAAAGGTTCCAACAGATCTGAAATTGTTAGACTGGGCTGTAGAAGTAGAAAAAAGAGGAGCAGGTGAGATTCTGTTTACTTCTATGGATCATGATGGGACAAAAAATGGATTTGCTAATGAAGTCTTAGCGCAATTATCTACTACGGTGAATATTCCACTTATTGCCTCAGGAGGAGCAGGGGCAATTCCTCACTTTACAGATTGTTTTCGTTATGGCAAAGCAGATGCCGCACTAGCAGCTAGTGTATTTCATTTCAAAGAAATAACAATTAAAACACTAAAAGAAACATTGAAAAAAAATGATATCCCTGTACGGATATAA
- the hisA gene encoding 1-(5-phosphoribosyl)-5-[(5-phosphoribosylamino)methylideneamino]imidazole-4-carboxamide isomerase, whose product MRIIPAIDIIDGKCVRLSKGDYTTKKIYNEDPLEVAKSFEDSGVTYLHLVDLDGAKSKHIVNYKILETIATRTRLKVDFGGGIKSDEDIRIAFESGAEQITGGSIAVTNKELFSSWIKRFGAEKIILGADAIKEKVAINGWQEESSEALLPFIGAYVAKKITYVICTDISKDGMLEGPSVDLYKKIINQIEGVKLIASGGVTTIQDLRELSAIGCEGAIVGKAIYENKITLKEVEDFIISNV is encoded by the coding sequence ATGAGAATAATACCGGCAATTGACATCATAGATGGAAAATGCGTCCGATTATCCAAAGGCGATTATACAACCAAGAAAATATATAATGAAGACCCTTTAGAAGTAGCAAAGTCTTTTGAAGATAGTGGAGTGACATACCTGCATTTAGTGGATTTGGATGGGGCAAAATCAAAACATATTGTGAATTATAAAATCCTGGAAACTATAGCGACCAGAACAAGATTAAAAGTTGATTTTGGAGGAGGGATAAAGAGCGATGAAGATATACGAATTGCTTTTGAGAGTGGAGCCGAGCAGATAACAGGTGGAAGTATTGCAGTTACAAATAAAGAGTTATTCAGCTCGTGGATTAAGCGTTTTGGAGCAGAAAAAATCATTCTAGGAGCAGATGCTATAAAGGAAAAAGTTGCGATTAATGGGTGGCAGGAAGAAAGTTCTGAGGCCTTATTGCCTTTTATTGGAGCTTATGTAGCCAAGAAAATAACATATGTAATATGTACTGATATCAGTAAAGATGGAATGTTGGAAGGACCTTCTGTAGATCTGTATAAAAAAATAATCAATCAAATCGAAGGAGTAAAATTAATTGCATCGGGAGGGGTAACAACAATTCAGGATTTGCGAGAATTGTCAGCAATCGGATGCGAAGGAGCAATTGTAGGGAAAGCTATTTATGAAAATAAAATAACCCTGAAAGAAGTGGAAGACTTTATTATTTCTAATGTATAA
- the hisG gene encoding ATP phosphoribosyltransferase, giving the protein MSKIRIAIQKSGRLNQDSVQILKDCGISIDNGKDQLKAETRNFPMEVMFLRNGDIPQYLRDGVVDIAIIGENVLVEKGEGIEIAERLNFSKCRVSLAIPKEVDYTDINDLTGKKIATSYPNTVNSYLADKGINAELHQISGSVEIAPNIGLADAICDIVSSGSTLFKNNLKEVEVMLTSEAVLAVSPLISSASKKILDKLRFRIQAVLKGRTSKYVLLNAPNEKIDKIVAILPGMRSPTVLPLAQEGWSSIHTVVEKNKFWEIIDELKEEGAEGILVCPIEKMVL; this is encoded by the coding sequence ATGTCTAAAATTAGAATTGCTATTCAAAAAAGCGGAAGACTTAATCAAGATTCTGTTCAGATTTTAAAAGATTGTGGTATTTCCATTGATAATGGGAAGGATCAATTAAAAGCAGAAACAAGAAATTTTCCGATGGAAGTAATGTTTTTGCGCAATGGGGATATTCCACAATACTTAAGAGACGGTGTAGTAGATATTGCGATTATTGGCGAAAATGTTCTTGTAGAAAAAGGAGAAGGGATTGAGATAGCAGAACGATTGAATTTCTCTAAGTGTAGAGTATCCCTGGCAATCCCCAAAGAAGTAGATTATACAGATATTAATGACTTAACGGGAAAAAAAATTGCCACATCTTACCCGAATACAGTTAATTCATACCTGGCTGATAAAGGAATAAATGCCGAATTACACCAGATTTCAGGTTCCGTGGAAATAGCACCTAATATAGGTTTAGCTGATGCGATCTGTGACATTGTTTCTAGTGGAAGTACTTTGTTTAAAAACAATCTCAAAGAAGTAGAAGTCATGCTAACCTCAGAAGCCGTGTTGGCAGTATCTCCTCTGATAAGCTCAGCATCGAAAAAGATTTTAGACAAACTACGCTTTAGAATACAGGCAGTTTTAAAAGGAAGAACTTCAAAATATGTTTTGTTAAATGCTCCGAATGAAAAAATAGATAAAATTGTAGCAATCCTTCCGGGCATGCGAAGCCCTACAGTGTTGCCATTAGCACAAGAAGGATGGAGCTCTATACATACTGTCGTAGAAAAGAATAAGTTTTGGGAAATCATTGATGAATTAAAAGAAGAAGGAGCAGAAGGAATATTAGTATGTCCGATTGAGAAAATGGTATTGTAA